From Maylandia zebra isolate NMK-2024a linkage group LG11, Mzebra_GT3a, whole genome shotgun sequence, one genomic window encodes:
- the cep85 gene encoding centrosomal protein of 85 kDa isoform X2, with amino-acid sequence MTTSQRYIESKPAARFADMEWQTPAVSEKFQSRFGRRPGTSDSGDTGLGTSASDSAEDFCSSSSSPSFQPIRSQIPIPTAHVMPSTAGAPASKPQSCVQEDCLSSAAGHRSSSGSRTPSGTTSKSSSLSKSASSPNLDAEVGVGGDPVGVKPDCLSRYRSLVNGLDHSLFPTDHTRLDEGHRFDTPAVEPTLNQSAILGGLCPDMRLRLQTGIRDTPDYVSEAYRGSLEHSYKVLPEARPGVPGTAEASNQRGGQPGVAGSAGVYTSPLSLQTQALLREHAGSKGYEPLRQDRCSELPSWQQQQQHKQLESLRLQMEQMQLMGGGMGQYPPLYSTPVHSESGKWDALVKASESLLKEKELIIERQKQHMAQLEQRLRESELQVHGALLGRGASYGDMYMLRLQEAQRENAFLRAQFAERTDSVVLEKAEAERRLAAVEAEMRRLTENLKEACERHTEEMKKQEERIRSRDKHISNLKKKCQKESELKRENQQRIETLERYLADLPTLEDYQNQNKQLLEAEHQVAELERKVKELDDCLATTNSQLKEKDSYLEEQKRRERDLLTTITDMQQRVQQGLEDGARLPSLDFEKLRGENNSLKEEQQRLKKVIEKQHRMMEQLGSQIQALEEQISQEESSSQALREEVLAKEQNVLELHTAMKEPAGANLTKRLHAEIASCLSDLRSLCSILTQRAQGQDPNLSLLLGLTSPPSVAEHGEDWMNPEVLQKKLVEVQQLRRDVEELRNVILDRYAQDMGENCITQ; translated from the exons atttctgCAGTTCCAGCAGCAGCCCCTCTTTCCAGCCCATCCGCAGTCAGATCCCCATACCCACTGCACATGTCATGCCATCCACGGCCGGAGCCCCGGCCTCAAAGCCCCAGTCATGTGTCCAGGAGGACTGCCTGTCCTCAGCTGCAGGTCACAGATCTTCCTCTGGCTCCAGAACCCCAAGCGGCACCACGTCAAagtcctcctctctctccaaATCAGCATCTTCGCCCAACTTGGATGCTGAAGTTGGCGTGGGAGGAGATCCCGTCGGGGTAAAGCCCGACTGCCTGAGTCGATACCGTAGTCTGGTGAATGGGCTGGACCACTCGCTTTTCCCAACAGACCATACGCGATTGGACGAGGGCCACAGGTTTGATACTCCTGCGGTGGAACCTACACTGAATCAGTCAGCCATTCTGGGTGGGTTATGCCCTGACATGAGACTCCGGTTACAGACCGGGATTAGAGACACTCCAGACTACGTGTCTGAGGCCTACAGAGGAAGTTTGGAGCACAGCTATAAAGTTCTGCCTGAAGCTAGGCCTGGCGTTCCTGGTACTGCAGAAGCCTCTAATCAAAGGGGCGGACAGCCTGGTGTGGCCGGATCTGCTGGAGTTTATACGAGTCCTCTTAGCCTTCAGACGCAGGCTCTGTTGAGAGAGCACGCAGGCTCCAAAGGTTATGAGCCGCTGCGGCAGGACAGATGCAGTGAACTTCCAAGctggcagcagcaacagcagcataaACAACTGGAAAGCTTACGCTTGCAAATGGAACAAATGCAG CTAATGGGTGGAGGAATGGGTCAGTACCCACCTCTATACTCAACACCGGTTCACTCTGAGTCGGGCAAGTGGGACGCGCTGGTCAAAGCCAGCGAGAGCCTGCTAAAGGAGAAGGAGCTTATCATTGAGAG ACAAAAGCAGCACATGGCCCAGCTGGAGCAGCGTCTGAGGGAAAGCGAGCTGCAGGTTCACGGAGCCCTCCTGGGCAGAGGAGCTTCTTATGGAGATATGTATATGCTGCGTCTACAG GAGGCTCAGAGGGAGAACGCGTTCTTGAGGGCGCAGTTTGCAGAGCGCACAGACTCTGTTGTTCTGGAGAAAGCAGAGGCAGAGCGCAGACTCGCGGCAGTTGAGGCTGAGATGCGGCGACTGACCGAGAATCTGAAGGAAGCCTGCGAGAGGCACACGGAGGAGAtgaagaaacaggaagaaagg ATCCGCAGTCGAGACAAGCACATCAGCAACCTGAAGAAAAAGTGTCAGAAGGAGTCGGAACTGAAGAGGGAGAACCAGCAGCGTATTGAGACTCTTGAGCGCTACCTCGCTGACCTGCCCACCTTGGAGGACTACCAGAACCAGAACAAACAG ctgTTGGAAGCTGAACATCAGGTAGCAGAGCTAGAAAGGAAAGTAAAAGAACTGGACGACTGTCTGGCGACGACAAACTCGCAGCTGAAGGAGAAAGACTCATACCTGGAGGAGCAGAAACGCAGGGAGAGGGACCTGCTGACCACCATTACTGA TATGCAGCAGCGGGTACAGCAGGGCCTGGAGGATGGAGCCAGACTCCCTTCTCTGGATTTTGAGAAGCTTAGAGGAGAGAACAACAGTTTGAAAGAGGAGCAGCAGAGACTCAAAAAG GTTATTGAGAAGCAACACAGGATGATGGAACAGCTTGGATCACAGATCCAG gcTTTGGAGGAGCAGATATCTCAGGAAGAAAGCAGCTCTCAGGCTCTCagagaggaggtgctggccaAAGAGCAGAACGTGTTAGAGCTCCACACAGCCATGAAGGAG CCAGCTGGGGCTAATCTCACAAAGAGACTGCATGCTGAGATTGCTTCCTGCCTCAGTGACCTGCGCTCACTGTGCAGCATCCTAACCCAGCGAGCCCAGGGACAAGACCCCAACCTGTCCCTGCTCCTTGGCCTCACTT CACCCCCATCCGTGGCGGAGCACGGCGAGGACTGGATGAATCCTGAAGTGCTGCAGAAGAAGCTGGTCGAAGTCCAGCAGCTCCGGCGCGATGTCGAGGAGCTGCGTAACGTAATACTGGACCGTTACGCTCAGGACATGGGAGAAAACTGCATAACTCAGTAA
- the cep85 gene encoding centrosomal protein of 85 kDa isoform X1: MTTSQRYIESKPAARFADMEWQTPAVSEKFQSRFGRRPGTSDSGDTGLGTSASDSAEDFCSSSSSPSFQPIRSQIPIPTAHVMPSTAGAPASKPQSCVQEDCLSSAAGHRSSSGSRTPSGTTSKSSSLSKSASSPNLDAEVGVGGDPVGVKPDCLSRYRSLVNGLDHSLFPTDHTRLDEGHRFDTPAVEPTLNQSAILGGLCPDMRLRLQTGIRDTPDYVSEAYRGSLEHSYKVLPEARPGVPGTAEASNQRGGQPGVAGSAGVYTSPLSLQTQALLREHAGSKGYEPLRQDRCSELPSWQQQQQHKQLESLRLQMEQMQLMGGGMGQYPPLYSTPVHSESGKWDALVKASESLLKEKELIIERQKQHMAQLEQRLRESELQVHGALLGRGASYGDMYMLRLQEAQRENAFLRAQFAERTDSVVLEKAEAERRLAAVEAEMRRLTENLKEACERHTEEMKKQEERIRSRDKHISNLKKKCQKESELKRENQQRIETLERYLADLPTLEDYQNQNKQLLEAEHQVAELERKVKELDDCLATTNSQLKEKDSYLEEQKRRERDLLTTITDMQQRVQQGLEDGARLPSLDFEKLRGENNSLKEEQQRLKKVIEKQHRMMEQLGSQIQALEEQISQEESSSQALREEVLAKEQNVLELHTAMKELSTQNQELMEQNLTLQEQMSDPEQKCTNQASSVLQPAGANLTKRLHAEIASCLSDLRSLCSILTQRAQGQDPNLSLLLGLTSPPSVAEHGEDWMNPEVLQKKLVEVQQLRRDVEELRNVILDRYAQDMGENCITQ; this comes from the exons atttctgCAGTTCCAGCAGCAGCCCCTCTTTCCAGCCCATCCGCAGTCAGATCCCCATACCCACTGCACATGTCATGCCATCCACGGCCGGAGCCCCGGCCTCAAAGCCCCAGTCATGTGTCCAGGAGGACTGCCTGTCCTCAGCTGCAGGTCACAGATCTTCCTCTGGCTCCAGAACCCCAAGCGGCACCACGTCAAagtcctcctctctctccaaATCAGCATCTTCGCCCAACTTGGATGCTGAAGTTGGCGTGGGAGGAGATCCCGTCGGGGTAAAGCCCGACTGCCTGAGTCGATACCGTAGTCTGGTGAATGGGCTGGACCACTCGCTTTTCCCAACAGACCATACGCGATTGGACGAGGGCCACAGGTTTGATACTCCTGCGGTGGAACCTACACTGAATCAGTCAGCCATTCTGGGTGGGTTATGCCCTGACATGAGACTCCGGTTACAGACCGGGATTAGAGACACTCCAGACTACGTGTCTGAGGCCTACAGAGGAAGTTTGGAGCACAGCTATAAAGTTCTGCCTGAAGCTAGGCCTGGCGTTCCTGGTACTGCAGAAGCCTCTAATCAAAGGGGCGGACAGCCTGGTGTGGCCGGATCTGCTGGAGTTTATACGAGTCCTCTTAGCCTTCAGACGCAGGCTCTGTTGAGAGAGCACGCAGGCTCCAAAGGTTATGAGCCGCTGCGGCAGGACAGATGCAGTGAACTTCCAAGctggcagcagcaacagcagcataaACAACTGGAAAGCTTACGCTTGCAAATGGAACAAATGCAG CTAATGGGTGGAGGAATGGGTCAGTACCCACCTCTATACTCAACACCGGTTCACTCTGAGTCGGGCAAGTGGGACGCGCTGGTCAAAGCCAGCGAGAGCCTGCTAAAGGAGAAGGAGCTTATCATTGAGAG ACAAAAGCAGCACATGGCCCAGCTGGAGCAGCGTCTGAGGGAAAGCGAGCTGCAGGTTCACGGAGCCCTCCTGGGCAGAGGAGCTTCTTATGGAGATATGTATATGCTGCGTCTACAG GAGGCTCAGAGGGAGAACGCGTTCTTGAGGGCGCAGTTTGCAGAGCGCACAGACTCTGTTGTTCTGGAGAAAGCAGAGGCAGAGCGCAGACTCGCGGCAGTTGAGGCTGAGATGCGGCGACTGACCGAGAATCTGAAGGAAGCCTGCGAGAGGCACACGGAGGAGAtgaagaaacaggaagaaagg ATCCGCAGTCGAGACAAGCACATCAGCAACCTGAAGAAAAAGTGTCAGAAGGAGTCGGAACTGAAGAGGGAGAACCAGCAGCGTATTGAGACTCTTGAGCGCTACCTCGCTGACCTGCCCACCTTGGAGGACTACCAGAACCAGAACAAACAG ctgTTGGAAGCTGAACATCAGGTAGCAGAGCTAGAAAGGAAAGTAAAAGAACTGGACGACTGTCTGGCGACGACAAACTCGCAGCTGAAGGAGAAAGACTCATACCTGGAGGAGCAGAAACGCAGGGAGAGGGACCTGCTGACCACCATTACTGA TATGCAGCAGCGGGTACAGCAGGGCCTGGAGGATGGAGCCAGACTCCCTTCTCTGGATTTTGAGAAGCTTAGAGGAGAGAACAACAGTTTGAAAGAGGAGCAGCAGAGACTCAAAAAG GTTATTGAGAAGCAACACAGGATGATGGAACAGCTTGGATCACAGATCCAG gcTTTGGAGGAGCAGATATCTCAGGAAGAAAGCAGCTCTCAGGCTCTCagagaggaggtgctggccaAAGAGCAGAACGTGTTAGAGCTCCACACAGCCATGAAGGAG CTGTCGACCCAGAACCAGGAACTAATGGAGCAGAATTTGACGCTGCAGGAGCAGATGAGCGATCCAGAGCAAAAGTGCACTAACCAGGCTTCCTCTGTCCTGCAGCCAGCTGGGGCTAATCTCACAAAGAGACTGCATGCTGAGATTGCTTCCTGCCTCAGTGACCTGCGCTCACTGTGCAGCATCCTAACCCAGCGAGCCCAGGGACAAGACCCCAACCTGTCCCTGCTCCTTGGCCTCACTT CACCCCCATCCGTGGCGGAGCACGGCGAGGACTGGATGAATCCTGAAGTGCTGCAGAAGAAGCTGGTCGAAGTCCAGCAGCTCCGGCGCGATGTCGAGGAGCTGCGTAACGTAATACTGGACCGTTACGCTCAGGACATGGGAGAAAACTGCATAACTCAGTAA